The following coding sequences are from one uncultured Bacteroides sp. window:
- a CDS encoding sodium-dependent transporter: MKNDRANFGSKLGAILASAGSAVGLGNIWRFPYETGNHGGAAFILIYLGCIIALGLPIMVAEFLIGRRSKANTAGAFQRLAPLTHWRWVGRMGVLAGLLILSYYSVVAGWTLEYIGEAVSNSFAGESPTDFISSFQDFSSNPWKPVLWLIVFLLITHFIIVKGVEKGIEKSSKIMMPMLFILLLVLAGCSISLPGAEKGIEFLLKPDFSKVDASVFLGAMGQAFFSLSLGMGCLCTYASYFGPKTNLTKTALSVGAIDTFVAILAGFIIFPAAFSVGIKPDAGPSLIFITLPNVFQQAFTGAPLLAYIFSIMFYILLAVAALTSTISLHEVVTAYLHEEFNLTRGKAAKLVTGCCIFFGILCSLSLGIGKGYTLFGLGLFDLFDFVTAKIMLPLGGLFISIFTGWYLDKKIVWKEISNNGSLKTPFYKFFIFILKFIAPIAISIIFINELGLLN; the protein is encoded by the coding sequence ATGAAAAATGACAGGGCAAATTTTGGAAGTAAATTGGGTGCAATACTTGCCTCCGCAGGCTCGGCAGTAGGGTTAGGTAATATCTGGAGGTTTCCTTATGAAACAGGGAATCATGGCGGGGCTGCTTTCATCTTAATCTATTTAGGATGTATCATAGCCTTAGGTTTGCCCATCATGGTAGCAGAATTTCTCATCGGAAGACGTTCAAAAGCAAATACGGCAGGAGCCTTCCAACGATTGGCACCTCTCACTCATTGGAGATGGGTGGGACGCATGGGAGTTTTAGCCGGACTTCTGATCCTCAGTTATTATTCTGTGGTGGCAGGATGGACATTAGAATATATAGGAGAAGCCGTAAGCAACAGCTTTGCCGGGGAATCTCCAACTGATTTTATTTCATCTTTTCAAGATTTCTCTTCCAATCCATGGAAGCCTGTACTTTGGCTTATTGTATTTCTACTAATTACTCACTTCATCATAGTAAAAGGAGTAGAGAAAGGTATTGAGAAATCATCGAAGATCATGATGCCCATGTTATTCATTCTACTATTAGTACTAGCAGGGTGTTCCATTAGCCTCCCAGGAGCGGAAAAAGGTATTGAATTCTTATTGAAGCCCGATTTCAGTAAAGTAGATGCAAGCGTATTCCTTGGTGCTATGGGACAAGCTTTTTTCTCTTTAAGCTTAGGAATGGGATGTCTATGTACATATGCTTCCTATTTTGGTCCCAAAACTAATTTAACAAAAACGGCTCTAAGTGTTGGAGCTATTGATACTTTTGTGGCCATACTAGCCGGGTTTATTATCTTCCCGGCTGCTTTCTCCGTTGGAATCAAACCCGATGCGGGTCCTAGCCTCATTTTCATCACCCTTCCCAACGTTTTTCAACAAGCTTTTACAGGTGCACCTCTATTAGCCTATATTTTCTCTATAATGTTTTATATACTACTTGCAGTGGCCGCTCTTACTTCGACCATATCTTTGCATGAAGTTGTGACAGCCTATTTACACGAAGAATTCAACCTCACGCGCGGAAAGGCTGCCAAATTAGTAACAGGATGTTGCATTTTCTTTGGTATTTTATGCTCTCTCTCCTTAGGTATAGGAAAGGGGTACACTCTTTTCGGATTAGGTTTATTCGATTTGTTCGATTTCGTAACTGCAAAAATCATGCTTCCGCTAGGAGGGTTATTTATCTCGATCTTCACAGGATGGTACTTGGACAAGAAGATTGTATGGAAAGAAATTAGCAATAACGGGTCACTCAAAACTCCATTCTATAAATTTTTCATTTTCATTCTAAAATTCATTGCTCCAATAGCCATATCCATCATTTTCATTAATGAATTAGGATTATTAAATTAA
- a CDS encoding VanZ family protein yields MFSYVKKYPVSLTVIAVVIYLSFFRPPSTELSKIPDFDKIVHFCMYFGMSGILWLEFMCAHKRDNSPMWHAWIGAYLFPVLFSGCVELLQAYCTTYRSGDWRDFITNLAGATLASLIAYFLVRPRVLKKR; encoded by the coding sequence ATGTTTAGTTATGTGAAAAAATATCCTGTATCATTAACAGTAATTGCAGTAGTGATATATTTGTCTTTCTTTAGACCTCCCTCTACAGAATTGAGTAAAATTCCGGATTTTGATAAGATTGTTCATTTCTGTATGTACTTCGGAATGTCAGGTATTTTGTGGCTGGAATTTATGTGTGCGCATAAAAGAGATAATTCTCCAATGTGGCATGCATGGATAGGGGCATACCTTTTTCCAGTATTGTTTAGCGGTTGCGTAGAGTTACTCCAGGCTTATTGTACGACTTATCGTTCTGGTGATTGGAGAGATTTTATCACTAACTTAGCAGGAGCTACGTTAGCTAGCTTAATAGCCTATTTTCTCGTTCGTCCGAGAGTCCTAAAAAAACGGTGA
- the murF gene encoding UDP-N-acetylmuramoyl-tripeptide--D-alanyl-D-alanine ligase, which produces MEISALYQLFLTCKGVTTDSRQCSTGLLFIALKGESFNGNTFAAQALKEGCYYAVVDEPEYAIKGDKRFILVKDCLSTLQQLANFHRRQLGTRIIGITGTNGKTTTKELIAAVLLKAHKILYTQGNFNNHIGVPLTLLQLKAEHDLAVIEMGANHPGEIKALTHIAEPDYGIITNIGKAHLEGFGSFEGVIKTKGELYDYLRTKGDSTVFIHHENPFLMDIAKDLNLISYGNESSLYVNGYITSNSPFLAFDWKAGTSGAIQHVQTQLIGEYNFANALAAITIGRYFGVEPHKINEALTKYAPQNNRSQLKRTADNVLIIDAYNANPTSMMAALENFHKMKMNNKMLLLGDMKELGEGSLAEHQKIVDYITQCNFNKVLLVGHQFATTKHSYPCYENIDELIKIFQESKPKGYTILIKGSNGTKLNRAVDYL; this is translated from the coding sequence ATGGAAATTTCAGCTTTATATCAACTATTTCTAACTTGTAAAGGCGTTACGACAGATAGCCGTCAATGCTCTACAGGTTTACTTTTTATAGCTCTTAAAGGAGAATCCTTCAATGGGAACACATTTGCAGCCCAAGCATTAAAAGAAGGCTGCTACTATGCTGTTGTTGATGAACCTGAGTATGCAATTAAAGGTGACAAACGCTTTATTTTGGTAAAAGACTGTTTGTCAACCTTACAGCAACTAGCTAATTTTCATCGGCGTCAGTTAGGCACAAGAATTATAGGTATAACGGGAACAAACGGTAAAACTACTACTAAAGAATTAATTGCCGCCGTTTTACTAAAGGCTCATAAAATACTATATACACAAGGTAACTTTAACAATCACATAGGTGTACCGCTCACTTTGCTACAACTAAAGGCTGAACATGATTTAGCGGTGATTGAAATGGGAGCCAATCATCCTGGAGAAATAAAAGCATTGACCCACATAGCCGAACCCGATTATGGTATTATTACCAATATAGGAAAAGCACATCTAGAGGGCTTTGGCTCTTTTGAAGGAGTTATTAAAACAAAAGGAGAACTATATGATTATCTACGTACAAAGGGAGACTCCACCGTGTTCATTCACCATGAAAACCCTTTTTTAATGGATATAGCTAAGGATCTAAACCTAATTTCTTACGGAAATGAGAGTTCACTTTACGTAAATGGCTATATAACAAGTAATTCTCCGTTTCTTGCTTTTGACTGGAAAGCTGGAACAAGCGGAGCAATTCAACATGTACAAACTCAATTGATTGGTGAGTACAACTTTGCTAATGCATTGGCTGCAATTACCATTGGTCGGTACTTCGGTGTGGAACCTCATAAGATAAATGAAGCATTAACTAAATATGCTCCTCAAAACAATCGTTCACAATTAAAAAGGACAGCAGACAATGTTCTTATTATAGATGCATATAACGCCAACCCTACCAGTATGATGGCAGCACTAGAAAATTTTCACAAGATGAAAATGAATAATAAAATGCTTTTATTGGGTGACATGAAAGAATTGGGTGAAGGTAGCTTAGCAGAACATCAAAAAATAGTAGATTACATTACCCAATGTAACTTTAATAAGGTATTGCTGGTTGGTCACCAATTTGCTACTACCAAACATTCTTACCCTTGCTATGAAAATATTGACGAATTGATTAAAATATTTCAAGAAAGCAAGCCCAAAGGATATACTATCCTAATAAAAGGTTCTAACGGGACCAAACTAAACCGAGCGGTGGATTATTTATAA
- the folP gene encoding dihydropteroate synthase produces the protein MKASFSKYINVNGRLLDLSVPQVMGILNVTPDSFYADSRKQTELEIAERAKQILDEGASIIDIGAYSSRPNAEHISAEEEMKRLRTGLEILNRNHPDAIISVDTFRANVAEICVKDYGVAMINDIAAGEMDASMFDTVARLNVPYIMMHMKGTPQNMQQNSCYDNLIKEVFIYFAQKVDLLRDMGVKDLILDPGFGFGKTLEQNYQLMNYLDDFREFKLPLLVGISRKSMITKLLDIASQDALNGTTVLNTISLMKGADILRVHDVKHAVEAVKLVRTVESFEK, from the coding sequence ATGAAAGCATCTTTTTCCAAATATATCAATGTCAATGGTCGGCTACTCGACTTATCTGTCCCTCAGGTTATGGGTATTCTTAATGTTACTCCTGACTCTTTTTATGCAGATAGTCGTAAACAAACAGAACTTGAAATAGCTGAAAGAGCTAAACAAATTTTAGATGAAGGTGCATCTATTATTGATATTGGGGCTTACTCTTCTCGTCCTAATGCGGAGCATATTTCTGCTGAGGAAGAGATGAAAAGGCTGCGCACAGGGCTTGAAATATTGAATAGAAATCATCCGGACGCAATAATATCGGTAGATACGTTTCGGGCAAATGTAGCAGAGATATGTGTAAAAGACTATGGTGTCGCAATGATTAATGATATAGCTGCAGGAGAGATGGATGCATCTATGTTCGATACAGTGGCACGGTTAAATGTGCCGTATATAATGATGCACATGAAGGGTACCCCTCAAAATATGCAACAGAACTCTTGCTATGATAATTTGATAAAAGAGGTGTTTATTTATTTTGCTCAGAAGGTGGATTTACTTAGAGACATGGGAGTTAAGGATCTTATTTTGGACCCAGGTTTTGGCTTTGGCAAAACGTTGGAGCAGAATTATCAGTTGATGAATTATTTGGATGATTTTAGAGAGTTTAAACTTCCTCTATTAGTCGGAATTTCCCGTAAATCGATGATTACTAAACTATTAGATATTGCTTCACAAGATGCATTAAACGGGACAACCGTTCTTAATACTATATCACTAATGAAAGGTGCTGATATTTTACGTGTGCATGATGTGAAGCACGCGGTGGAAGCAGTGAAGTTGGTTCGTACCGTCGAGTCTTTTGAAAAGTAA
- the cdaA gene encoding diadenylate cyclase CdaA: protein MFFEFGIKDFIDILCVALLLYYTYKLMKESGSINVFTGILVFILIWLVVSQVLEMRLLGSIFDKLVSVGVLALIVLFQDEIRRFLLTLGSHQRASGLVRFLTGNKKEVLEHDDIMPIVMACLSMSKQKVGALIVMEHNMPLDEVLHSGEIINADINQRLIENIFFKNSPLHDGAMVIGKKKIKAAGCILPVSHNLDIPKELGLRHRAAMGISQHSDAKSIIVSEETGAISIAYRGQFFLRLNAEELERLLTKED from the coding sequence ATGTTCTTTGAATTTGGCATTAAAGATTTTATAGATATTCTGTGTGTTGCGTTGCTACTGTACTACACGTATAAACTGATGAAAGAATCAGGTTCTATTAATGTCTTTACCGGTATTTTGGTTTTTATACTTATTTGGTTGGTTGTTTCGCAGGTGTTGGAAATGCGCTTGTTGGGCTCTATCTTTGATAAATTGGTCAGTGTTGGTGTATTAGCACTTATTGTGTTGTTTCAAGATGAGATACGTCGATTCTTGCTTACACTCGGTTCTCATCAACGTGCAAGTGGATTGGTGCGTTTTCTTACAGGGAATAAGAAAGAAGTATTGGAACATGATGATATTATGCCTATTGTGATGGCTTGTCTTAGTATGAGCAAGCAGAAGGTTGGAGCTTTGATTGTAATGGAACATAATATGCCACTAGATGAAGTTTTGCATTCGGGTGAGATTATCAATGCTGATATTAATCAGCGGTTAATTGAAAATATATTTTTTAAAAATAGCCCTTTACACGATGGGGCAATGGTCATAGGGAAGAAGAAGATAAAGGCTGCTGGGTGCATTTTACCTGTGTCACATAACTTAGATATACCTAAAGAATTGGGGTTAAGGCATCGGGCAGCTATGGGAATTTCGCAGCATAGTGATGCGAAATCGATCATTGTCTCTGAAGAAACTGGAGCTATTTCAATAGCATATAGAGGACAATTTTTCTTGCGTCTAAATGCAGAAGAGTTGGAGAGATTACTTACGAAAGAGGACTAG
- a CDS encoding metallopeptidase TldD-related protein: MDRRNFLKTGSMIMLSSVATPSILHASLSGKDDASRVSSALKHFGVSEEELRKVLAVALEKGGNYADLFFEHTFNNYVGLQDGAVNRCNSNIDFGMGVRVLAGDQSGYAYVENITVDEMLKAARTAARIASDSRITTPVNLTDKVLKKNYYSVKTPWEGVTLKNKMPFLQRLNEKVFSLDKRVHKVSASLTDTTSHILFCNSDGVMYYDYRPMVTLGAVCVMEENGKIENGYAARAYRMGFEFLTDDIVDLLAQEAVAKTSILFKAIKPKGGEMPVVMGSGGSGILLHEAIGHAFEADFNRKNISIFSDQLGKKVCNEHINVVDDGTIPFNRGSVNIDDEGNYGQKTYIVKDGILNSYLHDRISAHHYGVEPTGNGRRESFRCMPMPRMRATYMEAGNLKEQDIISSVKKGIFVDQFTNGQVQIGAGDFTFFVKSGYLIEDGKLTQPIKDINIIGNGPKALADITMVADNDKIDNSTWTCGKDGQSCPVTCGMPSALVSKLTVGGEN; the protein is encoded by the coding sequence ATGGATAGACGTAATTTTTTAAAAACAGGCAGCATGATTATGTTAAGTTCGGTGGCTACACCATCTATTTTACATGCCAGTCTGAGTGGAAAAGATGATGCCTCTAGAGTCTCATCTGCTTTGAAACACTTTGGAGTGTCAGAGGAAGAATTGAGGAAAGTTCTTGCTGTTGCGCTTGAGAAAGGTGGAAATTATGCTGATTTATTTTTTGAGCATACGTTTAATAACTATGTGGGCTTGCAAGATGGAGCTGTAAACCGTTGTAACTCTAATATTGATTTCGGTATGGGAGTAAGAGTTCTTGCCGGGGATCAAAGTGGATATGCTTATGTTGAAAATATTACTGTTGATGAGATGCTAAAGGCTGCTCGTACGGCTGCTCGAATTGCTTCGGATAGTAGAATTACAACTCCTGTTAACTTAACTGATAAGGTGTTGAAGAAGAATTACTATTCTGTAAAAACGCCTTGGGAAGGGGTTACTTTGAAAAATAAAATGCCTTTCTTGCAGCGGCTTAATGAGAAGGTCTTTTCTTTGGATAAGCGGGTACATAAAGTTTCTGCTTCACTGACTGATACTACCTCCCATATTTTATTTTGTAATTCTGACGGAGTAATGTATTATGATTATCGTCCCATGGTAACGCTTGGTGCTGTATGTGTCATGGAGGAAAATGGAAAGATAGAGAATGGTTATGCAGCTCGTGCTTATCGCATGGGGTTTGAGTTTCTTACAGATGATATTGTTGATTTGCTTGCTCAGGAAGCTGTTGCCAAAACATCTATTCTTTTTAAAGCGATAAAACCTAAAGGAGGTGAAATGCCTGTTGTGATGGGATCCGGTGGATCTGGTATATTACTTCATGAGGCCATTGGGCATGCTTTTGAAGCGGACTTTAACAGAAAAAATATTTCAATTTTCTCCGATCAGCTAGGCAAGAAAGTTTGTAATGAACATATAAATGTAGTGGATGATGGTACGATTCCTTTTAATAGAGGCTCAGTAAATATTGATGATGAAGGTAATTACGGGCAGAAGACATATATTGTTAAGGATGGAATTTTGAATAGCTATTTGCATGATCGCATCAGTGCTCATCACTATGGCGTTGAACCAACAGGCAACGGACGTCGTGAATCTTTTCGTTGTATGCCTATGCCTCGTATGAGAGCGACTTATATGGAGGCTGGTAATTTGAAAGAGCAAGATATTATTTCTTCTGTAAAAAAAGGAATCTTTGTAGACCAGTTTACTAATGGTCAAGTGCAGATTGGCGCCGGGGATTTTACTTTTTTTGTTAAGTCGGGTTATTTAATTGAAGATGGTAAATTGACGCAACCCATTAAAGATATTAATATCATAGGTAATGGACCTAAAGCTTTGGCTGATATCACAATGGTGGCTGATAATGATAAAATTGATAACAGCACTTGGACATGTGGAAAAGATGGACAATCTTGTCCGGTAACGTGTGGGATGCCTTCTGCTTTAGTTAGTAAACTTACTGTGGGTGGCGAGAATTAA
- a CDS encoding TldD/PmbA family protein — protein MISDNNKKLTQWAMEFAQKNGCQAARVSLYSGSNSSFELRDVKIDKLQQASESSLNLTLFVDGRYGTFSTNRLDKKELESFIINGIESTRYLVEDKFRVLPDNALYYKGGLPDLQLLDVNFDSVLPDDKLSLAKAVAEEIYGSDERIISVESSYGDGVNFAYTLASNGFEGETKNSWYSLSASVSVRGEGEARPSSYWYESSLYFDQLIKKNIGRKALECVLRKLGQQKVKSGKYTMVVDPLNSGRLLSPLIQALYGSGLQQKNSFMLNKLGEKVASEKFTLIDEPHLLKTPGARYFDNEGVATKRRAILEKGSLETYFIDTYNAKKMNVEPTISRPSVLMLEMGNKNLDALIVDVEKGILITAFNGGNCNSSTGDFSYGIEGFLIENGKLTTPLSEMNVTGNMITLWASLSAIGNDPRLSSSWRIPSLVFEGVDFSGL, from the coding sequence ATGATATCAGATAATAATAAAAAGCTGACGCAATGGGCTATGGAATTTGCTCAAAAAAATGGTTGCCAAGCTGCTAGGGTAAGCCTTTATTCAGGCTCTAATAGTTCTTTTGAATTACGTGATGTTAAGATAGATAAGCTACAACAAGCTTCTGAAAGTTCATTAAATCTGACACTCTTTGTTGATGGGAGATATGGCACTTTTTCAACGAATCGCCTTGATAAAAAAGAATTGGAATCGTTTATTATCAATGGCATTGAATCGACTCGTTATTTAGTTGAGGATAAATTTCGGGTACTACCTGATAACGCCCTTTACTACAAAGGTGGGCTGCCGGACTTACAACTTCTGGATGTTAATTTTGATTCTGTATTGCCTGACGATAAATTATCTTTGGCAAAAGCTGTAGCTGAGGAAATTTATGGATCAGATGAACGTATCATTTCTGTGGAGTCATCTTATGGAGATGGAGTTAATTTTGCCTACACTTTAGCTAGTAATGGCTTTGAAGGTGAAACGAAGAACTCATGGTATTCACTTTCGGCAAGCGTTAGTGTCAGAGGAGAGGGAGAAGCTCGTCCTTCCTCTTATTGGTATGAATCCTCGCTTTACTTTGATCAATTGATTAAAAAGAATATTGGACGTAAAGCTTTGGAGTGTGTTTTGCGTAAATTGGGGCAACAGAAGGTTAAATCGGGGAAATATACAATGGTGGTTGATCCGTTAAATTCGGGGCGCTTACTTTCTCCTTTAATTCAGGCATTGTATGGATCCGGTTTACAGCAAAAGAACTCTTTTATGCTTAATAAATTAGGTGAAAAAGTGGCTTCAGAGAAGTTCACTTTAATAGATGAACCTCATCTATTAAAAACACCTGGTGCTCGTTATTTTGATAATGAAGGAGTTGCAACTAAGCGGAGGGCTATTTTAGAAAAAGGGAGTCTAGAAACTTATTTTATTGACACGTATAATGCTAAAAAGATGAATGTTGAACCGACTATCAGCAGACCTTCTGTTTTAATGCTGGAGATGGGAAATAAAAATCTTGATGCTTTAATTGTTGATGTCGAAAAAGGGATTCTGATAACGGCTTTTAATGGGGGAAATTGTAATAGTTCTACCGGTGATTTTTCTTATGGGATCGAAGGATTCTTAATTGAAAACGGTAAATTGACAACTCCACTTTCTGAAATGAATGTTACAGGAAATATGATAACTTTATGGGCCTCACTTTCTGCAATAGGAAATGATCCACGCTTAAGTTCTTCTTGGAGAATTCCTTCTCTTGTGTTTGAAGGCGTTGATTTCAGTGGCTTGTGA
- a CDS encoding GNAT family N-acetyltransferase, with amino-acid sequence MLKRRIKELWQLCFQDNEAFTELYFTRRYNNEVNISIQSGEEVIAAMQTLPYPMTFCGEIIPTAYVSGACTHPDYRNKGVMMELLSQAFARMHSQGILLSSLIPANNSLFQYYRKSGYASVFNYAEKTIHIEQVIEKKKRLKIKVSDEFKEETYQYFYQKMEERPCCIQHTVNDFKVILAALKLEEGKILIAKEKEKICGIALCHPTGNTVLVDEIVTEDTEIKNSLIAEASQLWQCNKITILSPGDTESMNKQLGMIRIIDAKKVLQLFAAAFPSKEMSLELTDNNISSNNGYYYITNGKCMKSNERLFRTHRKYTVETLAEEIFPPLHPYMSLMLN; translated from the coding sequence ATGTTAAAAAGACGAATCAAAGAATTATGGCAATTATGCTTCCAAGACAACGAAGCTTTCACTGAATTATATTTCACTCGCCGATACAATAATGAAGTGAATATCTCCATCCAGAGTGGAGAAGAAGTCATCGCAGCAATGCAGACTTTACCATATCCTATGACCTTTTGCGGAGAGATCATTCCCACAGCTTATGTCTCAGGAGCTTGTACACATCCCGACTACCGTAATAAAGGAGTCATGATGGAACTTCTCTCTCAGGCTTTTGCCCGAATGCACTCTCAAGGAATATTACTAAGTAGTCTGATTCCGGCAAATAATTCTTTGTTTCAATATTATAGAAAAAGCGGATATGCCAGTGTCTTTAATTATGCAGAGAAAACCATTCATATTGAGCAAGTTATTGAAAAAAAGAAAAGACTAAAAATAAAAGTCTCGGATGAATTTAAAGAAGAGACCTATCAGTATTTTTACCAGAAGATGGAAGAACGACCTTGCTGTATACAGCACACAGTCAATGATTTTAAAGTCATACTTGCCGCTCTAAAACTGGAAGAAGGGAAAATACTCATTGCTAAGGAGAAGGAGAAAATCTGTGGAATAGCTCTTTGCCACCCCACAGGTAACACAGTGTTAGTTGACGAAATTGTGACAGAGGACACTGAAATAAAGAATTCTCTTATTGCAGAAGCGTCACAGTTATGGCAATGTAATAAGATTACCATCCTTTCTCCTGGAGATACAGAAAGCATGAATAAACAGTTAGGAATGATTCGTATTATTGATGCAAAAAAAGTACTGCAGCTATTTGCCGCTGCTTTTCCTTCAAAAGAGATGAGTCTTGAATTGACAGATAATAATATATCAAGCAACAATGGATATTACTATATCACAAATGGTAAATGTATGAAAAGTAACGAACGTCTATTTAGAACGCACCGTAAATATACAGTAGAGACACTTGCCGAAGAAATTTTCCCTCCATTACATCCCTACATGAGTTTGATGTTAAATTAA
- a CDS encoding phosphatidylglycerol lysyltransferase domain-containing protein, whose product MIEFKDITLQDKASITSFTMNSHRRNCDLSFSNLCSWRFLYGTKFAIVDNFLLFKFHSEGKLAYMMPVGKGDFRSIVEKLEEDARQEGETFRMLGTCSGACTELETAMPDKFIYTSDRNYADYVYLRTDLATLKGKKFQSKRNHINKFKKEYDYSYVPITPDRIQECIELEARWWKMNNKIDGTRNEQKAIIYALEHFEEIGLTGGMLYANGEVVAFTFGMPINNETFGVHVEKANADIDGAYAMINYEFSNRIPEQFTYINREEDLGIEGLRKAKLSYQPTIILEKHMVYLKNQEDI is encoded by the coding sequence ATGATAGAATTTAAAGATATAACCCTACAGGACAAAGCTAGCATTACTTCTTTTACAATGAACAGTCATCGCCGTAACTGCGATCTTTCTTTTTCGAATCTTTGTAGTTGGCGTTTTTTATACGGAACAAAATTTGCCATTGTCGACAATTTCTTACTCTTCAAATTTCACTCCGAAGGAAAATTAGCGTACATGATGCCTGTTGGCAAAGGAGATTTTCGGAGTATTGTAGAAAAACTGGAGGAAGACGCTCGCCAAGAAGGAGAAACTTTCCGCATGCTTGGAACTTGTAGTGGAGCATGCACTGAGTTAGAAACAGCAATGCCAGACAAATTCATCTACACATCAGATCGTAATTATGCCGATTACGTTTATCTTCGTACTGATCTTGCAACATTAAAAGGAAAAAAATTCCAATCAAAAAGAAATCATATCAATAAATTCAAAAAAGAGTATGATTATTCTTATGTGCCAATTACTCCTGATCGCATTCAAGAGTGCATAGAACTTGAAGCCAGATGGTGGAAGATGAATAATAAAATAGATGGTACGCGCAATGAGCAAAAAGCAATCATTTATGCTTTGGAGCATTTTGAAGAGATAGGACTTACCGGCGGAATGCTTTATGCTAATGGGGAGGTCGTAGCTTTTACCTTTGGAATGCCAATTAACAATGAAACATTCGGCGTACATGTAGAGAAAGCTAATGCTGATATAGATGGAGCTTATGCAATGATTAACTATGAATTTTCTAATCGTATTCCCGAACAATTTACTTATATCAATCGCGAAGAAGATTTAGGAATAGAAGGGTTGAGAAAGGCTAAACTCTCCTATCAGCCAACTATTATCTTAGAAAAACATATGGTATATCTTAAAAACCAAGAGGATATATAA
- a CDS encoding LrgB family protein, giving the protein MSYLENKFFLLAITFGVYFLAKLLQKKTGFVLLNPILLAIAFLISFLKIFNISYETYNEGGHLIEFWLKPAVVALGVPLYLQLETIKKQILPIVLSQLAGCIVGVTSVVLTAKLMGASQAVILSLAPKSVTTPIAMEVTKAIGGIPSLTAAVVVVVGLLGAILGFKTLHLMRVNSPIAQGLSMGTAAHAVGTSTAMDVSRKYGAYASLGLTLNGIFTALLTPTILRLLGIL; this is encoded by the coding sequence ATGAGTTACTTAGAGAACAAGTTTTTTCTGCTGGCTATCACTTTCGGAGTTTATTTCTTAGCCAAGCTATTGCAAAAGAAAACAGGGTTCGTTTTGCTAAACCCTATTTTATTAGCGATCGCATTTCTCATCTCTTTCCTTAAAATATTCAATATCAGTTACGAGACCTATAATGAAGGAGGCCATCTCATTGAGTTTTGGTTAAAACCAGCGGTTGTAGCATTAGGAGTTCCTTTATACCTCCAATTAGAAACAATAAAAAAACAAATATTGCCAATTGTATTATCACAATTAGCAGGTTGCATTGTAGGAGTAACTTCTGTGGTTCTTACCGCCAAGTTAATGGGAGCAAGTCAGGCTGTAATTCTTTCTTTGGCACCTAAATCTGTTACTACGCCAATTGCAATGGAAGTAACAAAAGCCATTGGAGGCATCCCTTCCTTAACAGCGGCAGTCGTAGTGGTAGTGGGATTATTAGGAGCAATATTGGGCTTTAAAACGCTACACTTGATGAGAGTTAACAGTCCAATAGCGCAAGGACTCTCAATGGGAACAGCCGCACATGCAGTAGGTACGTCCACCGCAATGGATGTAAGCAGAAAATATGGAGCTTACGCAAGTCTTGGATTAACTCTAAACGGAATCTTCACTGCACTATTAACACCTACTATTCTGCGACTATTAGGAATACTGTAA
- a CDS encoding CidA/LrgA family protein: MIRQCAILFGCLALGELIVFLTGIKLPSSVIGMLLLTLFLKLGWVKLQWVQGMSDFLVANLGFFFIPPGVALMLYFNIITAELLPIVIATLISTILVLVVTGWVHQLTRKIK, from the coding sequence ATGATACGTCAATGCGCCATTCTGTTCGGCTGTTTAGCTCTAGGTGAATTAATCGTCTTTCTCACAGGCATTAAACTTCCTTCCAGCGTAATAGGAATGCTATTACTCACTCTATTTTTAAAATTAGGATGGGTCAAGCTACAATGGGTACAAGGAATGTCTGACTTTCTAGTTGCAAACCTAGGATTCTTTTTCATTCCTCCAGGAGTAGCTTTAATGCTTTATTTCAATATTATAACTGCAGAACTGTTACCTATTGTAATAGCGACTTTAATTAGTACAATACTCGTTCTTGTAGTCACCGGATGGGTTCATCAACTAACACGTAAAATCAAATGA